One Sparus aurata chromosome 5, fSpaAur1.1, whole genome shotgun sequence genomic window carries:
- the atp5meb gene encoding ATP synthase membrane subunit eb has product MAPPVAVSPLIKTARYSALIAGIIYGKRRYDNLKPIAAEERRIEEEEKKAREEQERIAKQLAEASEDTILK; this is encoded by the exons ATGGCTCCTCCAGTTGCAGTGTCGCCTCTGATTAAG ACGGCAAGATATTCAGCTTTGATCGCTGGGATCATCTACGGCAAAAGGAGATATG aTAACCTGAAGCCGAtcgcagcagaggagagaaggatcgaggaggaggagaaaaaggctCGTGAGGAGCAGGAGCGCATTGCCAAGCAGCTAGCAGAAG cGAGTGAAGACACCATCCTGAAGTAA